A window of Streptomyces gilvosporeus contains these coding sequences:
- a CDS encoding putative leader peptide, whose translation MSRAGIALVSRRHVDLGRMSSAICRAG comes from the coding sequence ATGTCCAGAGCTGGAATTGCCTTGGTGAGTCGGCGGCACGTCGACCTCGGCCGCATGTCCAGCGCCATTTGTCGGGCCGGCTGA
- a CDS encoding LLM class flavin-dependent oxidoreductase gives MSVGLGLPIGDPAQLLTWARRADATPFTTLALLDRLVYANPEPLITLATLAGATSRVRLQTEVLLAPLHHTPLLAKQAATLDLLSGGRFTLGIGIGGRDDDYLAAGVDIRTRGRRLDGQMAELRRLWSGEPFGEDVGPIGPAPARPGGPEVLFGGFVPAVVERVARWGDGFLGAALPASHMDRMFRDVEAAWSRAGRTGRPRLLAQVNVALGPEPVIDRARREIRAYYGPEYSYTDHIVNGMLTTRTGIRDAVAAFRAIGADEVMLYCWSPDPSQVDRLAEAVFTDHP, from the coding sequence TCCCGCTCAGCTGCTCACCTGGGCCCGGCGCGCCGACGCCACCCCCTTCACCACCCTCGCGCTGCTCGACCGGCTGGTGTACGCCAACCCCGAGCCGCTGATCACGCTGGCCACCCTGGCCGGTGCCACCTCCCGCGTCCGGCTCCAGACCGAGGTGCTGCTCGCCCCGCTGCATCACACCCCGCTGCTCGCCAAACAGGCCGCCACCCTCGATCTGCTCTCCGGCGGCCGTTTCACGCTCGGCATCGGCATCGGGGGGCGCGACGACGATTATCTGGCCGCCGGCGTCGACATCCGCACCCGGGGCCGCCGCCTGGACGGTCAGATGGCCGAGCTGCGGCGGCTGTGGTCCGGCGAGCCGTTCGGCGAGGACGTCGGCCCGATCGGTCCGGCTCCGGCGCGGCCCGGCGGCCCCGAGGTGCTGTTCGGCGGCTTCGTACCGGCGGTCGTGGAACGCGTCGCCCGCTGGGGCGACGGCTTCCTCGGCGCCGCGCTCCCGGCCTCGCACATGGACCGGATGTTCCGGGACGTGGAGGCGGCCTGGTCCCGGGCCGGGCGTACGGGACGTCCGCGGCTGCTGGCCCAGGTCAACGTGGCCCTCGGCCCCGAGCCGGTCATCGACCGCGCCCGCCGCGAGATCCGCGCGTACTACGGGCCGGAGTACAGCTACACCGACCACATTGTGAACGGCATGCTCACCACCCGGACGGGGATCCGCGACGCGGTGGCCGCGTTCCGGGCCATCGGCGCCGACGAGGTCATGCTCTACTGCTGGTCCCCGGACCCCTCGCAGGTCGACCGTCTCGCGGAGGCGGTTTTCACCGACCACCCGTGA